In a single window of the Cuculus canorus isolate bCucCan1 chromosome 25, bCucCan1.pri, whole genome shotgun sequence genome:
- the IGF2BP1 gene encoding insulin-like growth factor 2 mRNA-binding protein 1: MNKLYIGNLNENVTPADLEKVFNDHKISFSGQFLVKSGYAFVDCPDEQWAMKAIETFSGKVELHGKQLEIEHSVPKKQRSRKIQIRNIPPQLRWEVLDGLLAQYGTVENCEQVNTDSETAVVNVTYANREQTRQAIMKLNGHQLENHALKVSYIPDEQSVQGPENGRRGGFGARGAPRQGSPVTAGAPIKQQPVDIPLRLLVPTQYVGAIIGKEGATIRNITKQTQSKIDVHRKENAGAAEKAISIHSTPEGCSAACKMILEIMQKEAKDTKTADEVPLKILAHNNFVGRLIGKEGRNLKKVEQDTETKITISSLQDLTLYNPERTITVKGSIENCCKAEQEIMKKVREAYENDVAAMSLQSHLIPGLNLAAVGLFPASSNAVPPPPSSVSGAAPYSSFMPPEQETVHVFIPAQAVGAIIGKKGQHIKQLSRFASASIKIAPPETPDSKVRMVVITGPPEAQFKAQGRIYGKLKEENFFGPKEEVKLETHIRVPASAAGRVIGKGGKTVNELQNLTAAEVVVPRDQTPDENEQVIVKIIGHFYASQMAQRKIRDILAQVKQQHQKGQSGQMQARRK; the protein is encoded by the exons ATGAACAAGCTCTACATCGGGAACCTAAACGAGAACGTGACCCCCGCCGACTTGGAGAAAGTCTTCAACGACCACAAGATCTCCTTCAGCGGGCAGTTCCTGGTCAAGTCGGGCTATGCCTTTGTGGACTGCCCCGACGAGCAGTGGGCCATGAAAGCCATCGAAACTTTCTCGG GGAAAGTGGAGCTTCATGGAAAACAGCTCGAGATTGAACATTCGGTGCCTAAAAAGCAAAG GAGCCGGAAAATTCAAATCCGAAACATCCCACCCCAGCTGCGATGGGAG GTGCTGGATGGTCTGCTGGCCCAGTACGGCACCGTGGAAAACTGCGAGCAAG TGAACACAGACAGCGAGACCGCCGTGGTCAACGTCACCTACGCCAACCGGGAGCAGACCAGGCA AGCCATCATGAAGCTGAACGGGCACCAACTGGAGAACCACGCGCTGAAGGTCTCCTACATCCCTGACGAGCAGTCTGTGCAAGGGCCGGAGAACGGGCGGCGAGGCGGCTTTGGGGCGCGCGGTGCTCCCAGGCAGGGCTCCCCCGTCACCGCGGGAGCACCCATCAAGCAGCAGCCAGTGGACATCCCCCTCCGCCTCCTGGTGCCCACCCAGTACGTGGGTGCCATCATCGGCAAGGAAGGAGCCACCATCAGGAACATCACCAAGCAGACGCAGTCCAA GATTGATGTGCACcggaaagaaaatgcaggagctgcagaaaaagcCATCAGCATCCACTCCACCCCCGAGGGCTGCTCCGCTGCCTGCAAGATGATTTTGGAGATCATGCAGAAGGAGGCAAAGGACACCAAGAC AGCTGATGAAGTGCCTCTGAAAATCTTGGCCCATAATAACTTTGTGGGACGCCTGATCGGCAAAGAAGGGCGAAACTTGAAGAAAGTGGAGCAGGACACGGAGACAAAAATCACCATCTCATC CTTGCAGGATCTGACTCTCTACAACCCTGAGAGGACCATCACGGTGAAGGGCTCCATCGAGAactgctgcaaagcagagcaggagatCATGAAGAAAGTGAGGGAAGCCTACGAGAACGACGTGGCTGCCATGAGT TTGCAATCTCACCTCATCCCTGGCCTTAACCTGGCTGCGGTTGgcctcttccctgcctcctccaaCGCAGTGCCTCCTCCGCCGAGCAGCGTCTCCGGAGCGGCGCCGTACAGCTCCTTCATG CCCCCGGAGCAGGAGACGGTGCACGTCTTCATCCCCGCGCAGGCGGTTGGCGCCATCATCGGCAAGAAGGGCCAGCACATCAAGCAGCTCTCCCGGTTCGCAAGTGCCTCTATCAAG aTCGCTCCTCCGGAGACGCCGGACTCCAAAGTGCGCATGGTGGTCATCACGGGCCCTCCAGAAGCTCAGTTCAAG GCGCAAGGCAGGATTTATGGGAAACTGAAGGAGGAAAACTTCTTTGGGCCGAAGGAAGAAGTGAAGCTGGAGACGCACATCCGGGTCCCCGCCTCGGCCGCGGGCAGGGTCATCGGCAAAGGGGGAAAAACC GTCAATGAGCTGCAGAACCTGACGGCGGCGGAGGTGGTGGTGCCGCGGGACCAGACCCCTGACGAGAACGAGCAGGTCATTGTGAAGATCATCGGGCATTTCTACGCCAGCCAG ATGGCTCAGCGCAAGATCCGGGACATCCTGGCTCAGgtgaagcagcagcaccagAAGGGACAGAGTGGGCAGATGCAAGCGCGGAGGAAATAA